The Podarcis raffonei isolate rPodRaf1 chromosome 2, rPodRaf1.pri, whole genome shotgun sequence genome window below encodes:
- the CCNT1 gene encoding cyclin-T1 isoform X3, whose product MISRSSSDTTIAGLMSMSTSSTAGGLASLSGAAGDSPGDLGTDVMSADSWMAQHPSHKLEVSHRASEMSSSTDHPHLDNSSGPFSKQSIKSAPLAKVSLKEYRAKHAEELAAQKRELENMEANVRSQYAYAAQNLLVQQQRERDVQQQENNPSPIILKIPLGGSSDGSERLPTEKPDKTSSALKVRLTAPGDKPAVSSSKPEEIKMRIKVPTLSERPGSSDESSGKSRGEHKEKHKVHSSNHHHNHHSHKHSHAQPVASTKRPVDSKHGNQSGIASHKGFVPICSFRKRPLSEEASAAAHEHQPKISKNSKGASMPFPFPQHPGHSLDAAGLPFVQGSKTRGAPGKLDKSTAGANGHNMNQAIDYQDTVNMLHSLLSAQGMQPTQPPTFDFVHSYGEYLNPRAAASVDKPRPPPLPSEPPPPLPPLPK is encoded by the coding sequence ATGATCTCCAGAAGCTCCTCTGACACAACCATTGCAGGTCTGATGAGCATGTCTACTTCCTCGACAGCTGGAGGACTTGCTTCGCTTTCAGGTGCAGCAGGCGACTCTCCAGGGGACCTTGGCACAGATGTGATGTCAGCAGACAGCTGGATGGCTCAACACCCGTCACATAAATTGGAGGTCAGCCACAGGGCCAGTGAAATGTCTTCCAGCACAGACCATCCACATCTCGATAACAGTAGTGGCCCCTTCTCTAAGCAGAGCATTAAAAGTGCACCATTGGCAAAAGTATCATTAAAGGAGTATCGTGCCAAACATGCTGAAGAACTAGCTGCACAGAAACGTGAGCTGGAAAACATGGAGGCAAATGTACGTTCTCAATATGCCTATGCTGCTCAGAACCTGCTTGTGCAACAGCAGCGTGAACGGGATGTGCAGCAGCAAGAGAATAACCCATCTCCCATCATTCTGAAAATCCCATTGGGTGGCAGCTCTGATGGTTCTGAACGGCTCCCCACTGAAAAGCCTGATAAGACCTCATCTGCCCTCAAAGTTCGGCTGACTGCACCAGGGGACAAGCCTGCTGTTTCTTCCTCCAAACCGGAGGAAATAAAAATGCGCATCAAAGTGCCGACTCTTTCAGAACggccaggctcttctgatgaaAGTAGTGGCAAGAGCCGAGGAGAGCACAAGGAAAAACATAAGGTCCATTCttccaaccaccaccacaaccaccaTTCTCACAAACATTCACATGCACAACCTGTTGCCAGCACCAAGCGGCCAGTGGACTCCAAGCATGGTAACCAAAGTGGCATTGCATCCCATAAAGGTTTTGTCCCAATTTGTTCCTTCCGCAAGAGACCACTTTCTGAGGAGGCCTCAGCTGCAGCACATGAACATCAGCCGAAAATCAGCAAGAATTCAAAAGGGGCCTCCATGCCGTTTCCCTTTCCCCAGCACCCTGGGCACAGCTTGGATGCAGCTGGTCTCCCTTTTGTCCAGGGCAGCAAAACCAGAGGGGCTCCTGGGAAACTGGACAAGAGCACTGCCGGGGCCAACGGGCATAACATGAACCAGGCCATTGATTACCAGGATACAGTGAACATGCTGCACTCCTTGCTCAGCGCACAGGGCATGCAACCCACCCAGCCTCCCACCTTTGACTTTGTACATTCATATGGCGAGTACTTGAACCCCAGGGCTGCTGCGAGTGTGGATAAACCACGGCCGCCCCCTCTACCTTCagaacctccccctcccctgccgccTCTCCCCAAGTGA
- the CCNT1 gene encoding cyclin-T1 isoform X2: MATNSLHLTTFSLQYTPPVVACVCIHLACKWSNWEIPVSMDGKHWWEYVDGTVTLELLDELTHEFLQILEKTPNRLKRIRNWRACQAARKSKTDDQGDDDCLSEQTILSMISRSSSDTTIAGLMSMSTSSTAGGLASLSGAAGDSPGDLGTDVMSADSWMAQHPSHKLEVSHRASEMSSSTDHPHLDNSSGPFSKQSIKSAPLAKVSLKEYRAKHAEELAAQKRELENMEANVRSQYAYAAQNLLVQQQRERDVQQQENNPSPIILKIPLGGSSDGSERLPTEKPDKTSSALKVRLTAPGDKPAVSSSKPEEIKMRIKVPTLSERPGSSDESSGKSRGEHKEKHKVHSSNHHHNHHSHKHSHAQPVASTKRPVDSKHGNQSGIASHKGFVPICSFRKRPLSEEASAAAHEHQPKISKNSKGASMPFPFPQHPGHSLDAAGLPFVQGSKTRGAPGKLDKSTAGANGHNMNQAIDYQDTVNMLHSLLSAQGMQPTQPPTFDFVHSYGEYLNPRAAASVDKPRPPPLPSEPPPPLPPLPK, encoded by the exons ATGGCTACCAACAG CCTTCACCTAACCACCTTCAGCCTGCAGTACACCCCTCCCGTTGTGGCCTGCGTCTGCATCCACTTGGCCTGTAAGTGGTCCAACTGGGAGATCCCAGTCTCCATGGACGGGAAGCACTGGTGGGAGTACGTTGATGGCACTGTAACTCTGGAACTCTTGGATG AACTTACTCATGAATTCCTGCAGATCCTTGAGAAAACTCCTAACCGGCTGAAACGAATCAGGAATTGGCGG GCCTGCCAGGCAGCTAGGAAATCAAAGACTGATGATCAAGGTGATGATGATTGCCTCTCAGAACAGACCATTCTCAGCATGATCTCCAGAAGCTCCTCTGACACAACCATTGCAGGTCTGATGAGCATGTCTACTTCCTCGACAGCTGGAGGACTTGCTTCGCTTTCAGGTGCAGCAGGCGACTCTCCAGGGGACCTTGGCACAGATGTGATGTCAGCAGACAGCTGGATGGCTCAACACCCGTCACATAAATTGGAGGTCAGCCACAGGGCCAGTGAAATGTCTTCCAGCACAGACCATCCACATCTCGATAACAGTAGTGGCCCCTTCTCTAAGCAGAGCATTAAAAGTGCACCATTGGCAAAAGTATCATTAAAGGAGTATCGTGCCAAACATGCTGAAGAACTAGCTGCACAGAAACGTGAGCTGGAAAACATGGAGGCAAATGTACGTTCTCAATATGCCTATGCTGCTCAGAACCTGCTTGTGCAACAGCAGCGTGAACGGGATGTGCAGCAGCAAGAGAATAACCCATCTCCCATCATTCTGAAAATCCCATTGGGTGGCAGCTCTGATGGTTCTGAACGGCTCCCCACTGAAAAGCCTGATAAGACCTCATCTGCCCTCAAAGTTCGGCTGACTGCACCAGGGGACAAGCCTGCTGTTTCTTCCTCCAAACCGGAGGAAATAAAAATGCGCATCAAAGTGCCGACTCTTTCAGAACggccaggctcttctgatgaaAGTAGTGGCAAGAGCCGAGGAGAGCACAAGGAAAAACATAAGGTCCATTCttccaaccaccaccacaaccaccaTTCTCACAAACATTCACATGCACAACCTGTTGCCAGCACCAAGCGGCCAGTGGACTCCAAGCATGGTAACCAAAGTGGCATTGCATCCCATAAAGGTTTTGTCCCAATTTGTTCCTTCCGCAAGAGACCACTTTCTGAGGAGGCCTCAGCTGCAGCACATGAACATCAGCCGAAAATCAGCAAGAATTCAAAAGGGGCCTCCATGCCGTTTCCCTTTCCCCAGCACCCTGGGCACAGCTTGGATGCAGCTGGTCTCCCTTTTGTCCAGGGCAGCAAAACCAGAGGGGCTCCTGGGAAACTGGACAAGAGCACTGCCGGGGCCAACGGGCATAACATGAACCAGGCCATTGATTACCAGGATACAGTGAACATGCTGCACTCCTTGCTCAGCGCACAGGGCATGCAACCCACCCAGCCTCCCACCTTTGACTTTGTACATTCATATGGCGAGTACTTGAACCCCAGGGCTGCTGCGAGTGTGGATAAACCACGGCCGCCCCCTCTACCTTCagaacctccccctcccctgccgccTCTCCCCAAGTGA